A single genomic interval of Odontesthes bonariensis isolate fOdoBon6 chromosome 3, fOdoBon6.hap1, whole genome shotgun sequence harbors:
- the LOC142377855 gene encoding caM kinase-like vesicle-associated protein, whose product MPFGCLTLGENKDYNSPSEVTDKYDLGQIVKSEEFCEIFRAKDRTTLKMYTCKKFHKKDGRKVRKAAKNEIMILKMVKHHNILQLVDAFETKKEYFIFLELATGREVFDWILDQGYYSERDTSNVMRQVLEAVAYLHSLKIVHRNLKLENLVYFNRLKHSKIVISDFQLAKLENGLIKDPCGTPEYLAPEVVGRQRYGRPVDCWAIGVTMYILLSGNPPFYDDAEEDDSDNRDKNLFLKILSGDYEFDSPYWDDISDSAKNLVASLMDVDQDQRLTAQEAIAHEWISGNAASDKNIKDAVCKQIEKNFAKDKWKKAVRVTTLMKRLRAPEQGDSGAAGLVAGAAADPNTSSSAPAPPAGSSNSLAVSLKAALKEKAPGTQTATIAAPPLPNAARQDEQQQARCNGDAPQMLPQRKGE is encoded by the exons ATGCCATTTGGTTGTCTGACACTCGGGGAAAACAAGGATTACAACAGTCCCTCAGAGGTGACTGACAAGTATGACCTCGGACAAATTGTTAAATC AGAGGAGTTTTGTGAGATATTTCGGGCGAAGGATAGAACCACCTTGAAAATGTACACGTGTAAAAAGTTTCACAAAAAGGATGGACGGAAAGTGAGGAAAGCTGCCAAGAATGAGATAATGATTTTAAAGAT GGTAAAACATCACAACATCCTTCAGCTGGTTGATGCATTCGAAACGAAGAAAGAGTACTTCATTTTCCTGGAGCT AGCCACAGGAAGAGAGGTGTTCGACTGGATCTTAGATCAAGGTTACTATTCAGAGAGGGACACCAGCAATGTTATGCGACAGGTGTTGGAGGCTGTAGCTTACCTGCACTCTCTGAAAATCGTCCACAGAAACCTCAAG TTGGAGAACTTGGTGTACTTTAATCGTTTGAAGCACTCCAAGATTGTTATCAGTGACTTTCAGCTGGCAAAACTGGAAAATGGACTCATTAAAGACCCGTGTGGAACTCCAGAGTATCTTG CTCCTGAGGTGGTTGGGAGGCAGAGATATGGAAGACCTGTGGACTGTTGGGCCATTGGTGTCACCATGTATATACT TTTGTCTGGAAACCCTCCTTTCTATGATGATGCTGAAGAAGATGACTCTGATAATCGTGATAAGAACCTTTTCCTAAAGATTTTGTCAGGAGACTATGAATTTGATTCCCCATACTGGGATGATATTTCAGACTCTG ccAAAAACTTGGTGGCATCTTTGATGGACGTGGACCAAGATCAGCGATTGACTGCTCAGGAAGCTATAGCCCATGAATG gaTTTCTGGAAATGCTGCCTCagataaaaacatcaaagatgCCGTCTGTAAACAAATTGAGAAGAACTTTGCCAAAgacaagtggaag AAAGCTGTAAGAGTGACCACCCTGATGAAGCGACTTCGAGCCCCGGAGCAGGGAGACTCCGGGGCAGCTGGTCTTGTTGCAGGTGCTGCGGCTGACCCCAACACATCCAGCAGTGCTCCTGCTCCTCCAGCAGGCAGCAGCAACAGTCTTGCTGTTAGCCTTAAAGCTGCTCTTAAAGAAAAGGCTCCTGGCACACAGACTGCAACCATCGCTGCACCTCCCCTGCCCAATGCAGCCCGGCAGGATGAGCAGCAACAGGCACGGTGCAATGGAGATGCTCCCCAGATGTTGCCACAGCGAAAAGGAGAGTAG
- the rbm6 gene encoding uncharacterized protein rbm6 isoform X3, with translation MWDGPGQGPRGGPPFRGDHRGEMFGGRDRPMPDFRGRDGMNMGHMGPRHPDIPAMDMRRMDGPPMRLRDMDPRDIQGREPNRDFFRPGEDPDFGRRRHFDVSFRDKPMNPPGFQGPGRDLGEMGGRGMHPRDSNNRFMDMRDRESIRYDMPQFPNPNVDGRRGFPTDRMERNDGFRDMHDRPPMGIGGNDRYEMDLPPRERKVMDIERRGGPPFNPRGRFESDVDFRNRPAPSTEFRGRDRSPLRFGKSDVPTVDRERSDMPSDAVGPRRSEFMGAGDAVVKREYQESSGSPLMDYRSGEEMTLAEEWKTRRKDKSPFMDKGVGGVPETNFPVGFSRNVNVRNPPPFHERDKPPVGFPEKDVGFPRGPQDHLLPELSPLTGHLDRENNQWLGERDPKYIQNKPNRDERSPYLQKKNQPSHEVQDPNDCFKRIKDGASRDKLEEEHDFLSSSTGQAKDQDYRDIDYRTGSGRVFEYKHEELQAPEKLLKDSKPITPSKFTDSGSQDQDYRNASLKDKVSNIISITGIPKNATMEQILGAFAVRDGVPMQGMKIKNVVPGYSYDMAYVEFLNLEDAVHFMESNKGSLKVGTRTTSMKFIQREECERGVHESDHKVPQPQDSHLHRSDVPLEELKTDRNGSSPKGPMDQLSQNQWQRMSDLTPEAWQQQVDQQLQEQETEQNVESWNGRNPPHHSSPQSNSVFKDSKTLIIKNVKATTAVETILKALDPYAYLDERNVRLVKGKPPGTKCFCFVDMDSHEQVTRLVELLTKPRPLYIDGVRVYAEVAKPLKNQSFRRDYEKSSTSILGHPPDANMMALQPLPHPPLFLQPPPGATAALQGDLMAGCLNPTLSSDPSISQGIGYVETPAVVPPYQAGGLPERTDSAGITPTTDVSQSSIYGSETPDISSYLYDSTSGFFYDPDTTLYYDPNSRYFYNAQTQEYLYWDAASKTYIPVPGGNSADTQPPTMTAEDQAILSNPAADAPLEMKKPSMLSQASAGLTPVSAGSSTSDAVSTAIAASDKKEDDDSAKRDKEKDKDDKPRSLAAVKIMKDMERWAKIQNRQKESVRAPSPVLRTGIDDDKRQSKSADAAFAIFERKISGGEDLFKKPLAPPKKDEKSKVLVCSIQYSNVQWAPWVCWHQTMELEVMKRWKKIRRRQLKSVTAASLRRRRTNLQTGRRWPACCAGDSSPTRML, from the exons ATGTGGGACGGACCAGGCCAAGGACCACGGGGAGGACCACCCTTTCG TGGTGATCACCGTGGAGAGATGTTCGGGGGCAGAGATCGTCCAATGCCAGATTTTAGAGGTAGAGATGGAATGAACATGGGTCATATGGGCCCAAGACATCCAGATATACCAGCTATGGACATGAGGAGGATGGATGGTCCCCCCATGAGACTGCGTGATATGGATCCACGTGATATACAAGGAAGAGAGCCAAATAGAGATTTTTTCAGACCTGGGGAGGATCCAGACTTCGGCCGTAGGAGGCACTTTGACGTTTCCTTTAGAGACAAACCGATGAATCCTCCTGGTTTCCAAGGACCAGGCAGGGATTTGGGAGAGATGGGAGGGAGGGGTATGCATCCTCGGGATTCTAACAACCGATTTATGGACATGAGAGACAGGGAGTCGATTCGTTATGACATGCCTCAGTTTCCCAATCCTAATGTTGATGGAAGAAGAGGGTTTCCCACTGATCGAATGGAGCGAAATGATGGATTTAGGGACATGCATGACAGGCCCCCAATGGGCATTGGTGGTAATGATCGCTATGAGATGGACTTACCTCCACGTGAAAGGAAAGTGATGGACATTGAGAGGAGAGGAGGCCCACCTTTTAATCCAAGAGGTAGATTTGAATCAGATGTGGATTTCAGAAATCGACCTGCCCCATCAACTGAATTTAGAGGTAGAGATCGGTCACCTTTAAGGTTTGGAAAGAGTGATGTCCCTACAGTGGATAGGGAAAGATCAGACATGCCCTCAGATGCTGTTGGTCCTCGGAGGTCAGAATTTATGGGTGCAGGAGACGCAGTCGTTAAGAGAGAGTATCAAGAGTCAAGCGGTAGTCCCCTTATGGATTATCGAAGTGGTGAGGAGATGACTCTTGCTGAAGAATGGAAGACTCGTCGAAAGGACAAGAGTCCTTTTATGGATAAAGGTGTGGGAGGTGTACCAGAAACCAACTTCCCTGTAGGCTTTAGCAGAAATGTTAACGTTCGGAATCCACCACCATTTCATGAGAGGGATAAGCCACCTGTAGGCTTTCCAGAGAAAGATGTTGGCTTTCCCCGTGGTCCACAGGATCATTTGCTCCCAGAATTAAGCCCCCTCACTGGCCATCTGgacagagaaaataatcagtggCTTGGAGAAAGGGACCCAAAGTATATTCAGAATAAACCAAATCGTGATGAAAGGTCCCCTTATCTTCAAAAGAAGAATCAGCCCTCGCATGAGGTTCAGGATCCAAATGATTGCTTTAAAAGGATAAAAGATGGAGCTTCCAGGGATAAACTTGAGGAAGAACATGACTTCTTAAGCAGCAGCACAGGACAGGCAAAAGATCAAGACTATAGGGACATTGATTATAGGACAGGGTCTGGAAGAGTGTTTGAATACAAACACGAAGAACTTCAGGCTCCAGAGAAACTCCTCAAAGATTCTAAACCAATAACACCTTCCAAATTCACCGACTCTGGTTCCCAG GATCAGGATTACAGGAACGCTTCACTGAAGGACAAAGTTTCAAATATTATATCCATCACCGGTATTCCAAAGAATGCCACAATGGAGCAG ATACTTGGTGCCTTTGCGGTCCGCGATGGTGTGCCAATGCAGgggatgaaaatcaaaaatGTTGTGCCAG GTTACAGCTACGATATGGCCTATGTGGAGTTTTTAAACCTCGAGGATGCAGTCCACTTCATGGAGTCCAACAAG GGATCCCTAAAGGTTGGCACTAGAACAACTTCCATGAAGTTTATCCAGCGAGAAGAGTGTGAAAGAGGTGTTCAT GAATCGGATCACAAAGTACCTCAACCTCAAGATTCCCATTTGCACAGATCCGATGTACCTTTAGAAGAGTTGAAGACGGACCGGAATGGGTCCAGCCCAAAAGGTCCCATGGACCAGCTGTCACAAAACCAGTGGCAGCGAATGTCTGACCTGACTCCTGAGGCCTGGCAGCAGCAGGTGGACCAACAGCTCCAGGAACAAGAAACAGAACAAAATGTAGAATCTTGGAACGGCCGCAACCCTCCTCATCACAGCTCCCCGCAGTCAAACTCTGTATTCAAAGACAGCAAAA CCTTGATTATAAAGAATGTGAAGGCTACCACCGCAGTGGAGACTATCCTTAAAGCCTTGGATCCGTATGCATATCTCGATGAGAGAAATGTACGCCTTGTGAAGGGAAAGCCCCCTGGAACAAAGTGCTTCTGCTTTGTTGACATGGACTCCCACGAG CAAGTGACACGTCTGGTTGAGCTCCTCACTAAACCCCGGCCCCTTTATATCGACGGAGTCAGAGTTTACGCTGAGGTTGCAAAACCCCTGAAGAACCAGAG CTTCAGAAGAGATTATGAGAAGTCGAGCACCTCTATCCTTGGGCATCCACCTGATGCCAACATGATGGCA CTGCAGCCTTTGCCACATCCTCCCCTGTTCTTGCAGCCACCTCCTGGTGCCACCGCTGCATTACAAG GTGATTTGATGGCTGGCTGCCTTAATCCTACTCTGTCATCAGACCCCAGCATAAGCCAG GGAATTGGCTATGTGGAGACTCCGGCTGTGGTTCCTCCATACCAGGCTGGTGGACTTCCTGAGCGCACAGACTCGGCGGGGATAACTCCCACCACAGATGTATCACAGTCTTCTATTTATG GCTCCGAGACTCCTGACATATCCAGCTACTTATACGATTCTACGTCGGGTTTCTTTTACGATCCTGACACGACACTCTACTACGATCCAAACTCAAGG TATTTCTACAATGCTCAGACCCAGGAGTATCTGTACTGGGATGCGGCATCAAAGACGTACATCCCAGTTCCAGGAGGGAACTCTGCAGATACCCAGCCTCCAACAATGACCGCAGAAGACCAGGCCATTCTTTCCAACCCAGCTGCAGACGCTCCTCTAGAAATGAAGAAACCATCGATGCTATCGCAAGCTTCAGCAGGTCTGACACCTGTTTCAGCTGGCTCCTCCACTTCAGATGCCGTCTCAACTGCCATAGCGGCTTCGGACAAAAAGGAAGATGACGATTCTGCGAAAAGGGACAAAGAAAAGGATAAAGATGATAAGCCAagaagccttgctgctgtgaag ATTATGAAAGATATGGAGCGCTGGGCAAAGATCCAGAATCGTCAGAAGGAAAGTGTCCGGGCTCCCTCTCCGGTCCTCAGGACTGGAATTGACGATGATAAGAGGCAGTCGAAGTCAGCTGATGCTGCTTTTGCAATATTTGAGAGAAAG ATCTCAGGTGGAGAAGATCTTTTTAAGAAGCCCCTTGCTCCTCCCAAGAAAGATGAAAAATCTAAGGTACTAGTCTGCTCTATACAGTATTCCAA